One Capra hircus breed San Clemente chromosome 29, ASM170441v1, whole genome shotgun sequence genomic region harbors:
- the MRGPRG gene encoding mas-related G-protein coupled receptor member G, whose protein sequence is MESLSRVHTGAPFASSPVQSMPTDLCNNGPAHRLPSQPASMFGIWGIFSSVVFYLTLAVGIGGLLGNALVLWHLGFHIKKGPFAVYVLHLAATDFLFLGCQLAFSAVRAALGSEHSLHFPVTFVAFSVGLWLLAAFSAERCLSDLFPTCYQGCRPRHTSGIVCGLSWALAPPAVLLTADACGLLRESTRPLACLRYHVASVAGLLALACAAFAAGLVLLVWVACCSPRQRPRFLGTVLGSGLLLLVCGLPCLLCWTLRPYLPSFVLSAFFPLATLLACIHCSARPLIYFVVGQQPGRREPLQAVLRRSLGEGTQLGAGGVSLPMGRV, encoded by the exons ATGGAGTCCTTGAGCCGTGTCCACACAGGCGCCCCCTTTGCCTCGAgtcctgtccagtcgatgccgaCCGACCTCTGCAACAAC GGTCCTGCCCACCGGctgcccagccagccagccagcatgTTCGGGATCTGGGGGATCTTCAGCAGCGTGGTTTTCTACCTCACCCTGGCCGTGGGCATCGGGGGGCTGCTGGGGAACGCGCTGGTGCTCTGGCACCTCGGCTTCCACATCAAGAAGGGCCCCTTCGCCGTCTACGTGCTCCACCTGGCCGCCACGGACTTCCTGTTCCTGGGCTGCCAGCTGGCCTTCTCGGCCGTGCGGGCAGCCCTGGGCTCCGAGCACAGCCTCCACTTCCCAGTCACCTTCGTGGCCTTCTCCGTGGGCCTCTGGCTGCTGGCAGCCTTCAGCGCCGAGCGCTGCCTGTCCGACCTCTTCCCCACCTGCTACCAGGGCTGCCGCCCCAGACACACGTCGGGCATCGTCTGCGGCCTCAGCTGGGCCCTGGCCCCGCCGGCCGTGCTGCTGACCGCCGACGCCTGCGGCCTGCTGCGCGAGAGCACACGCCCACTGGCCTGCCTGCGCTACCACGTGGCCAGCGTCGCCGGGCTGCTGGCCCTGGCCTGCGCGGCCTTCGCGGCCGGCCTGGTCCTCCTCGTCTGGGTGGCGTGCTGCTCCCCGCGCCAGCGCCCGCGCTTCTTAGGCACCGTGCTGGGATCCGGGCTCCTGCTGCTCGTCTGCggcctcccctgcctcctctgcTGGACCCTGCGCCCGTACCTGCCGAGCTTCGTGCTGTCCGCCTTCTTCCCACTGGCCACCCTCCTGGCCTGCATCCACTGTAGCGCCAGGCCCCTCATCTACTTCGTGGTGGGCCAGCAGCCGGGCCGGCGGGAGCCTCTGCAAGCGGTCCTCCGGCgctccctgggggagggcaccCAGCTGGGGGCCGGCGGGGTCTCCCTGCCCATGGGCCGCGTGTAG